From the genome of Streptomyces sp. NBC_01317, one region includes:
- a CDS encoding peptidase inhibitor family I36 protein codes for MLSFSALTRLGTRRPGRPGALSVTATAALLLAAGAGTVQAAPASQSALAGSCEFSNTLCLFEGAGYAGARFTVQALPPATSACVSLAEHGWAGRAFSAVNTNSRTATLYAGENCTGASLNVEGSLSPLTVSAVSVRVY; via the coding sequence ATGCTTTCCTTCAGCGCTCTCACCCGCCTCGGCACCCGGCGTCCCGGCCGGCCCGGCGCCCTGTCCGTCACGGCCACCGCCGCCCTCCTCCTCGCGGCGGGTGCCGGTACGGTCCAGGCGGCCCCGGCGAGCCAGTCGGCCCTGGCCGGCTCCTGCGAATTCAGCAACACACTGTGTCTGTTCGAGGGGGCCGGCTACGCCGGTGCCCGGTTCACGGTCCAGGCCCTCCCCCCGGCGACCAGCGCCTGCGTGAGCCTGGCGGAACACGGCTGGGCCGGCCGCGCCTTCTCGGCCGTCAACACCAACTCCCGTACCGCGACGCTCTACGCGGGCGAGAACTGCACGGGCGCCTCACTGAACGTCGAGGGAAGCCTCAGCCCCCTCACGGTCAGCGCGGTGAGCGTACGGGTCTACTGA
- a CDS encoding glycosyltransferase family 2 protein, whose amino-acid sequence MGRPKFSVVIPYKQRLDNIRLVFAALAEQTMDRSEFEVVVGALEYSREYVATCQEFMDRLDIVTVMSDEKWNLSRARNLAIKQATGQVYVFLDADMVLPPNCLRNLYDRHYAHGQSICVVGQMIGYDEVVDSQVDAVEALPFGHYREALAVLDAGTTDVLDERWSPAYESAIARFPWVFARGGFLALSADTLHRHDLLFDEGFDGWGPEDQEWGFRVASTGTPIVLREDVVGLHLPHARDLSANGATAHVNNRYYLGKWPRLDLELALVFGWLETDRIYPDVERELTAAAGGEGRALGVVRGTINGRTGLVVGAVTEGGALRPSPETDALFDPRSPLDVVPLAGFALPYGDKSVEECRVLPAVTALSERYREAVLREAERVAHKVLTPAGDERG is encoded by the coding sequence ATGGGTCGCCCCAAGTTCAGTGTCGTGATCCCTTACAAACAACGCCTGGACAACATCAGGCTGGTGTTCGCCGCGCTGGCGGAACAGACCATGGACCGCTCCGAGTTCGAGGTCGTCGTCGGCGCGCTGGAGTACTCGCGGGAGTACGTTGCCACCTGCCAGGAGTTCATGGACCGGCTCGACATCGTCACCGTCATGTCGGACGAGAAGTGGAACCTGAGCCGCGCCAGGAACCTGGCGATCAAGCAGGCCACGGGACAGGTGTACGTGTTCCTCGACGCGGACATGGTGCTGCCCCCCAACTGCCTGCGCAACCTGTACGACCGCCACTACGCACACGGTCAGAGCATCTGCGTCGTGGGCCAGATGATCGGCTACGACGAGGTGGTCGACAGCCAGGTGGACGCGGTCGAGGCACTGCCGTTTGGCCACTACCGCGAGGCGCTCGCCGTACTCGACGCGGGAACGACGGATGTCCTGGACGAACGCTGGTCGCCCGCCTACGAGTCGGCGATCGCCCGCTTCCCCTGGGTGTTCGCCCGGGGCGGCTTCCTCGCCCTGTCCGCCGACACGCTCCACCGCCACGACCTCCTCTTCGACGAGGGCTTCGACGGATGGGGGCCCGAGGATCAGGAGTGGGGATTCCGGGTCGCCTCGACCGGGACCCCGATCGTCCTGCGCGAGGACGTCGTCGGACTGCACCTGCCCCATGCGCGGGACCTCTCCGCCAACGGCGCCACGGCCCACGTCAACAACCGGTACTACCTGGGCAAGTGGCCGCGCCTCGACCTCGAACTGGCTCTTGTCTTCGGCTGGTTGGAGACGGACCGGATCTACCCGGACGTGGAGCGCGAACTCACCGCGGCCGCCGGGGGCGAAGGCCGCGCGCTCGGAGTCGTACGGGGCACGATCAACGGCAGGACCGGCCTGGTGGTCGGTGCCGTGACGGAAGGCGGGGCGCTCCGGCCCTCCCCGGAGACCGACGCGCTGTTCGACCCGCGCTCACCGCTCGACGTGGTGCCGCTGGCCGGATTCGCGCTGCCCTACGGGGACAAGAGCGTCGAGGAGTGCCGCGTCCTGCCGGCGGTCACCGCACTGAGCGAGCGGTACCGGGAGGCCGTCCTCCGCGAGGCGGAGCGCGTCGCGCACAAGGTCCTCACCCCGGCGGGCGACGAACGGGGCTGA
- a CDS encoding MFS transporter, with protein MTAEPEPTPELSPDPSASPAAKGARLSFLREGAIGRLVGVTGAVGVSGAMVSTSASLFLADEVGATPLMIGLFFAGRAVGEIGVDLVIGVLSDRVRDRRRLLALSALLFAVGGLSYAGLRDYYLLLVAGVCCFGVGSTSLAQLFAYSRQLADTRGQGAAFFTGFLRSITSLSWVIGPPLAFTLIARQGFTAMYLAAAALSLAASALSRWGLPSASGRAPGDGADHEAPSAPTARNPFAGLDRGTAALLTAVVLLLTANMMYQINLALFVTRDLGLGQGFVGWLLGLSAALEIPALVWVGARSEKLGKRRLVVAASALATVFFCLLPLASGRTALLLLQIPNALWTAVVLSIPVVILQDRLPSRLGVASSLYSSAFKTGTLLGGLVTGTVATWTGYTQVFWVCAALTGLAAVLLAARAGGTRPTG; from the coding sequence ATGACCGCCGAACCCGAACCGACCCCTGAGCTCTCCCCGGACCCGTCCGCGTCCCCCGCCGCGAAGGGCGCCCGGCTGTCCTTCCTCCGTGAAGGCGCGATCGGCCGGCTCGTCGGGGTCACCGGAGCCGTCGGGGTGTCGGGTGCGATGGTCTCGACCTCGGCCAGTCTCTTCCTCGCCGACGAGGTGGGGGCGACCCCGCTGATGATCGGCCTGTTCTTCGCCGGACGGGCCGTCGGTGAGATCGGCGTCGACCTCGTGATCGGTGTGCTCTCCGACCGGGTACGGGACCGCCGGCGCCTGCTGGCGTTGTCCGCCCTCCTCTTCGCCGTCGGAGGGCTGTCCTACGCCGGTCTGCGCGACTACTACCTGCTCCTGGTCGCCGGGGTGTGCTGTTTCGGCGTCGGCAGTACGAGCCTCGCCCAGCTCTTCGCGTACAGCAGGCAACTGGCCGACACCCGCGGCCAGGGCGCGGCCTTCTTCACCGGCTTCCTCCGCTCGATCACCTCGCTGTCCTGGGTGATCGGGCCCCCGCTCGCCTTCACCCTGATCGCCCGGCAGGGCTTCACCGCGATGTACCTGGCCGCCGCCGCCCTGTCGCTGGCCGCCTCGGCGCTGAGCCGGTGGGGCCTGCCGTCCGCCTCGGGGCGGGCGCCGGGCGACGGCGCCGACCACGAGGCCCCCTCGGCCCCCACCGCCCGCAACCCGTTCGCCGGGCTAGACCGGGGAACGGCGGCCCTGCTCACGGCCGTTGTGCTGCTGCTGACGGCCAACATGATGTACCAGATCAACCTGGCGCTTTTTGTCACCCGCGACCTCGGCCTCGGCCAGGGCTTCGTGGGCTGGCTCCTCGGGCTGAGCGCCGCGCTGGAGATCCCCGCCCTGGTGTGGGTGGGGGCCCGGTCCGAGAAGCTCGGCAAGCGGCGTCTGGTCGTCGCGGCCTCGGCGCTGGCCACCGTCTTCTTCTGCCTGCTGCCCCTCGCGTCCGGCCGGACCGCCCTGCTCCTGCTCCAGATCCCCAACGCGCTCTGGACCGCCGTGGTCCTGAGCATCCCTGTCGTCATCCTCCAGGACCGCCTGCCCTCCCGGCTGGGCGTGGCCTCGTCCCTCTACTCCAGCGCGTTCAAGACCGGCACACTGCTCGGCGGCCTGGTCACCGGGACGGTGGCCACCTGGACGGGCTACACCCAGGTCTTCTGGGTCTGCGCCGCCCTGACCGGACTGGCCGCGGTGCTCCTCGCAGCCCGCGCGGGCGGGACCCGGCCCACCGGCTGA
- a CDS encoding aminoglycoside phosphotransferase family protein has product MSSTSTDEVPIDAALVRRLLAAQFPQWADLPLATIPVPGMDNATFRLGDDMSVRLPRFPRWAGQVEREHEWLPRIAPHLPLPVSEPLAMGKPAEGYPFSWSVYRWLPGENASGAALVDPAGAATELAAFVSALRAVDATGAPGPQWSNAFRGVPMGDERDSLASEARVLPKIEAMKGLVDTDALTAVWQAALTAPAWEGPPVWIHGDLGTGNILLAEGRLSAVIDFGTLAAGDPAVDLLPAWNFLPDEVRGVYRAALGVDDATWARGRGWALAGSLPVPGDPYYQDPVRAASALHVLDQLVADLG; this is encoded by the coding sequence GTGTCATCGACCAGTACGGACGAAGTGCCCATCGACGCGGCCCTCGTGCGCCGGCTGCTCGCCGCCCAGTTCCCCCAGTGGGCCGACCTGCCCCTGGCGACGATTCCCGTGCCCGGCATGGACAACGCGACGTTCCGGCTGGGTGACGACATGTCCGTACGGCTGCCGCGCTTCCCGCGCTGGGCGGGGCAGGTGGAGCGCGAGCACGAGTGGCTCCCGCGCATCGCGCCGCACCTCCCGCTGCCCGTCTCCGAGCCGCTGGCGATGGGCAAGCCTGCCGAGGGCTATCCCTTCTCCTGGTCGGTCTACCGGTGGCTGCCCGGGGAGAACGCGTCGGGCGCCGCCCTCGTGGACCCGGCCGGCGCCGCCACCGAGCTGGCCGCCTTCGTCTCCGCCCTCCGGGCGGTCGACGCCACGGGCGCCCCGGGACCGCAGTGGAGCAACGCGTTCCGCGGCGTGCCCATGGGGGACGAGCGGGACTCCCTGGCGTCCGAGGCGCGTGTCCTGCCCAAGATCGAGGCCATGAAGGGCCTGGTCGACACCGACGCGCTGACCGCCGTGTGGCAGGCGGCGCTCACGGCTCCCGCCTGGGAGGGGCCGCCGGTCTGGATCCACGGCGACCTCGGGACGGGGAACATCCTGCTCGCCGAGGGCCGGCTGAGCGCGGTCATCGACTTCGGGACGCTGGCCGCCGGCGATCCGGCCGTGGACCTGCTCCCCGCCTGGAACTTCCTGCCCGACGAGGTGCGCGGTGTCTACCGCGCGGCGCTCGGCGTGGACGACGCGACCTGGGCCCGTGGGCGCGGCTGGGCGCTGGCCGGCTCACTGCCCGTCCCCGGCGACCCGTACTACCAGGACCCGGTACGGGCCGCCTCCGCACTGCATGTCCTGGACCAACTGGTCGCGGATCTCGGGTAG
- a CDS encoding CoA-transferase — MERAASGAAAVAGIAHGSAVAIGGEDADTLPWALVDAVREAGLTGLHVVCSEAVLLSEPVRTLLAAGGVARLTCAGDGGRAGGLPGEIAVRWLPPADLNERLEAADASIAAFLAPIAPVAPAGPVGPDDDASQPSQPSQGRAKYRREEALRCDAALIRAVRVDSAGNLVLGSGPAGTDARMAKAGGLTLVQTPAMDRRPLHSSEVDVPGIHVDRVLPAHAYP, encoded by the coding sequence ATGGAAAGAGCTGCTTCCGGTGCCGCCGCGGTCGCGGGCATCGCCCATGGCTCCGCGGTCGCGATCGGCGGCGAGGACGCCGACACCCTGCCGTGGGCGCTGGTCGACGCCGTCCGGGAGGCCGGCCTGACCGGTCTGCACGTGGTGTGTTCCGAGGCCGTGCTGCTCAGCGAGCCCGTACGGACCCTGCTGGCGGCCGGTGGCGTGGCACGCCTGACCTGCGCCGGGGACGGCGGGCGGGCGGGAGGGCTCCCGGGGGAGATCGCCGTACGGTGGCTGCCTCCGGCGGACCTGAACGAGCGGCTGGAGGCGGCGGACGCCAGCATCGCCGCGTTCCTCGCCCCGATCGCCCCGGTTGCCCCGGCCGGCCCTGTCGGCCCGGACGACGACGCGTCACAGCCGTCACAGCCGTCACAGGGGCGCGCGAAATACCGGCGCGAGGAGGCGCTGCGCTGTGACGCCGCGCTGATCAGGGCCGTACGGGTGGACAGCGCGGGCAACCTCGTCCTCGGCTCCGGACCGGCGGGGACCGACGCCAGGATGGCCAAGGCCGGCGGTCTGACCCTGGTCCAGACGCCCGCGATGGACAGGCGGCCTCTGCACAGCTCGGAGGTCGACGTCCCGGGCATCCACGTGGACCGCGTCCTCCCGGCCCACGCCTATCCCTAG
- a CDS encoding DUF3048 domain-containing protein, translated as MDSRRVLGTGVAGVLAVALAAGCSSSDNDGGSGDSSASVLTGEPGGAGRVLAVKIDNVAAARPQVGLNSADLVYGIEVEGGLSRLMAVFDSDHLPDTIGPVRSARETDLQILAEYNRPALAFSGAQSQLLPVLEDSDIVARTGTSAFFRDRDRPVPHNEFIHPKGLTDGAGEAKDIGLRFSGKTPSGGTANTTTTASMPHSRFTFTWDGSRYTVALDGTKSPWTADNVIVQRVKVKQSRFRSRTGFVPFSETVGSGSGVVLRDGRSYTVRWSRPSEGAGTTYTRDGGSGSGTTMRLRPGRTWIVLEPA; from the coding sequence GTGGACAGTCGAAGAGTGCTCGGGACCGGCGTGGCGGGAGTGCTGGCCGTCGCTCTGGCCGCGGGCTGCTCGTCGTCGGACAACGACGGCGGCAGCGGGGACTCGTCCGCCTCCGTCCTCACCGGTGAGCCGGGCGGCGCGGGCCGGGTGCTCGCCGTGAAGATCGACAACGTGGCGGCGGCCCGCCCACAGGTCGGTCTCAACAGCGCGGACCTGGTGTACGGCATCGAGGTGGAGGGCGGGCTCTCGCGGCTCATGGCCGTCTTCGACAGCGACCATCTGCCGGACACGATCGGCCCGGTACGGAGCGCCCGCGAGACGGACCTCCAGATCCTCGCCGAGTACAACCGGCCGGCACTCGCGTTCTCCGGGGCGCAGAGCCAGTTGCTGCCCGTGCTGGAGGATTCGGACATCGTCGCCAGGACGGGGACGAGCGCGTTCTTCCGTGACCGTGACCGGCCCGTTCCGCACAACGAGTTCATCCATCCCAAGGGCCTCACCGACGGTGCCGGAGAGGCGAAGGACATCGGGCTGCGCTTCTCCGGGAAGACGCCGTCCGGCGGGACGGCCAACACCACGACCACGGCGTCGATGCCGCACTCCCGCTTCACCTTCACCTGGGACGGGTCGCGGTACACGGTCGCCCTGGACGGTACGAAGTCCCCGTGGACGGCCGACAACGTGATCGTGCAGCGCGTGAAGGTCAAGCAGTCGCGGTTCCGGAGCCGTACCGGATTTGTGCCGTTCTCCGAGACCGTGGGAAGCGGTTCCGGTGTGGTGCTGCGCGACGGCCGGTCGTACACCGTGCGGTGGAGCAGGCCCTCGGAGGGCGCGGGTACGACGTACACGCGGGACGGCGGGTCCGGGAGCGGTACGACGATGCGGCTGCGTCCCGGCAGGACGTGGATCGTGCTCGAACCGGCCTGA